From Brassica oleracea var. oleracea cultivar TO1000 chromosome C3, BOL, whole genome shotgun sequence, a single genomic window includes:
- the LOC106331229 gene encoding probable WRKY transcription factor 10 codes for MFSNSSSQIVPPSSVTIIGPPEMVENYGGDHATMMISNNGLPHQRMDADQAPEDPNIGYVLNVEPSSPKRREDDVSNMIGAIRTGRYNEGVKIQMESEENNLDDGYSWKKYGQKLIRGNPNARSYYKCTFVGCNVKKHVERRADNVKSLVITYYGNHEHAAPVHRRKCYLLKKRPGSSMSQDASNKTPRLGRPPSSSSAFQVFSPSFEPHLDMTQINMTGLSKLPSLPANQNDEPKIDRAYPMVHRYTWG; via the exons TAACTCTTCTTCACAG ATTGTCCCTCCTTCTTCAGTTACCATTATTGGGCCTCCAGAGATGGTGGAAAATTACGGTGGCGATCATGCAACAATGATGATATCCAACAACGGTCTTCCTCATCAGCGGATGGACGCTGATCAGGCTCCTGAAGATCCCAACATTGGTTATGTTCTAAATGTCGAACCTTCATCTCCAAAAAGAAG GGAAGATGACGTATCAAACATGATTGGAGCCATAAGAACGGGCAGATACAATGAAGGGGTCAAAATTCAAATGGAAAGTGAAGAAAACAATCTTGACGATGGTTATAGCTGGAAAAAATATGGTCAGAAACTCATCAGGGGGAACCCAAATGCGAG GAGTTACTACAAATGCACATTCGTTGGGTGCAACGTGAAGAAGCATGTGGAGAGAAGAGCAGACAATGTGAAGTCATTGGTGATTACATACTATGGGAATCATGAGCACGCTGCACCAGTTCACCGCAGAAAGTGTTACCTTCTAAAGAAGCGGCCAGGTTCTTCAATGTCTCAAGATGCTAGCAATAAAACCCCTCGGTTAGGCAGGCCACCTTCTTCCTCTTCGGCCTTTCAGGTTTTCTCTCCTTCGTTCGAGCCACACCTTGATATGACACAAATCAATATGACTGGACTCTCTAAACTGCCGAGTTTACCAGCCAACCAGAATGATGAACCGAAGATTGATCGTGCCTACCCGATGGTACATAGGTATACATGGGGATAA